From the genome of Neomonachus schauinslandi chromosome 5, ASM220157v2, whole genome shotgun sequence, one region includes:
- the RBP5 gene encoding retinol-binding protein 5: MPPNLTGYYRFVSQKNMENYLQALNISMPLRKIALLLKPDKEIDHQGNHMIVKTLSTFHNYILEFEVGVEFEEDLRIVDGRKCQTIVTWEEEQVVCVQKGEVPNRGWRHWLEGEKLYLELTARDAVCEQVFRKVK, encoded by the exons ATGCCTCCCAACCTCACCGGCTACTACCGCTTTGTCTCACAGAAGAACATGGAGAACTACCTGCAAGCCCTAA acatcAGCATGCCTCTGCGGAAGATAGCACTGCTGCTCAAGCCAGACAAGGAGATTGACCATCAGGGCAACCACATGATAGTGAAGACCCTCAGCACGTTCCACAACTACATTCTGGAATTCGAGGTGGGAGTTGAGTTTGAGGAGGATCTAAGGATCGTGGATGGACGAAAATGCCAG ACCATTGTAacctgggaggaggagcaggtggtATGTGTGCAGAAAGGGGAGGTCCCCAACCGAGGCTGGAGACACTGGCTGGAGGGAGAGAAGTTGTATCTG GAACTGACTGCAAGGGATGCAGTGTGCGAGCAGGTCTTCAGGAAGGTCAAGTAG